The Coprobacillus cateniformis sequence ATGGCTGTTTTATCAGCTGAAAATTTGCCAGATTCACTTATATAAGGATTTACACCTGCAAATTTAATTACTTTTCCTGCATTTGAGTATTTACTTATATCACCAAGTTCAGCTAAAATAGAAGTACCAGTAATAATTGATATTCCTGGTATTGATGTGATAGAAGAAGCTTGTGTGATGGCGAGTTCTTCTATTTTTTTATCTAATTCTTCAATTTGAGAGTTGATTAAATCAATACTGGAAATAACCGATTGAATGATAAAAGAAATAGAAACATCATGAATGCCAACAGAATTAGAAGCTAATTCTTTTAATTCTTCCGCACTAAAGGAGTTACAATATTTAAAACATTTTCTTAAAGAACGAATGTCTGTATGAGCAATTGTATAAGCGTCACTATATTTTCTTAAAATGTTTAAATAAGTAATGGTGTATTCGTTATTAAATAATGTATTAAATTCAGGAAAAACAATGTCAATATGTCGTTGAAGAACATTCTTTTTACGATTCATTTCAAGGGTTAGTTGTGTACGATAGCGAGTTAATTCTTTCGCTTCCTTTAATTTCTCATCTTGAATAGAGATGATACGATAGTAGGCTTTGTCTAAAAGCGCTTTCGTAATTAATAGGGCATCTTCTTTATCACTTTTAACGGATTTTAAAGAAGCTTTTCTAAGGCTTTTAGTAGTAATAGGGTTAATAAGAGCTACTTTATAGCCTTCAGCCAATAAACTACTTTCAATGGCGAAGTTATAGTGCCCTGTATCTTCCATACCGATTAAGAGTTCGTTTTTTGAATATTTATTAAGTTCCGTATAGAGTTTTTTAAAACCTTCTTTATTGTTTTTGAAGAAAAAAGGATCACATAAAGATTCGCCAGTAGAAGCCTCCATGATAAAAGCAGCGTGTTCATATTTGGCGATGTCAATGCCAACAAGTTTCATAATTATCAATTCCTTTCTTACGATAGTTTGTGATTGTGAAATTGAATCCACTTCAAAGGTATCAAAAACCTGGTGTGTTTAGAATTCAAAAGACTCATACAACTAATAATAAATGCGATACGAAGAAGTGGTAAGATTCTTTCTAGAAAGTCAGAGCAATAGAGAGTAAGATACAAATCCACATTCACAATTACAAATTTTATCACAACCTGAAGTGATACCAAAAGATTCAGGTAGAAAGGAGAATTGGTATATTAGATTTATTACTCTTTGTATGAGTAACTTCAATATACCAG is a genomic window containing:
- a CDS encoding IS110 family transposase, which codes for MKLVGIDIAKYEHAAFIMEASTGESLCDPFFFKNNKEGFKKLYTELNKYSKNELLIGMEDTGHYNFAIESSLLAEGYKVALINPITTKSLRKASLKSVKSDKEDALLITKALLDKAYYRIISIQDEKLKEAKELTRYRTQLTLEMNRKKNVLQRHIDIVFPEFNTLFNNEYTITYLNILRKYSDAYTIAHTDIRSLRKCFKYCNSFSAEELKELASNSVGIHDVSISFIIQSVISSIDLINSQIEELDKKIEELAITQASSITSIPGISIITGTSILAELGDISKYSNAGKVIKFAGVNPYISESGKFSADKTAITKKGSKYLRTTLYRVIIPVIRHNPAFNNYYHLKRNQGKGHLCALGHCVRKLLRIIYHLETNNLSFDINSLK